A window of Drosophila subobscura isolate 14011-0131.10 chromosome E, UCBerk_Dsub_1.0, whole genome shotgun sequence contains these coding sequences:
- the LOC117891415 gene encoding AF4/FMR2 family member lilli isoform X7 gives MRPPIPEVPPKEIGTALTRVCLRHKAVETRLKTFTSAIMDCLVQPLQDKIEDWKRTVATIDKDHAKEYKRCRSELKKRSSDTLRLQKKARKGQTDGLQSLMDSHMQDVTLRRAELEEVEKRSLRAAMVEERLRYCSFVHMLQPVVHEECEVMSELGHLQEAMQSIALVTKEPSVLPQASEELIHDAKASINLYPESPGGGSGSQGGGCSNSLGSRKSSVCSISSMNSSGSSNSPGHHHYPRSLSQASNATNQTANVSTWPPHSQDAVDTLPPTADRPHTISTAYEKGHQRPPLTVYTFQNPETIHESGSGSINNGSVASSNGQPASGQSTPATQKSPAASLSRPPLPVRCSSLERPLSAQSNHRQGGGSGGGGGGVGLLQRQCPSPIPAHITKELSAAHHAQQQQQQQQQLQQQQSPPTYVNMSELANMAALKLTNHQQQQQQQQQQQKPAPLQQQSSIDSICSQHSNDSSGSHQLLQQQQQQQQTPLAAQHLASTRSHSISSTASSLHSHPSIDSTVACGSLVGQHTHSTSTNTNTTSPSSGCSTPQNHYSPLLTNSPTSTAAGTPSGSSISTGTGTGLGFVYQVSSPTPPTSEVQQVLKITEQQQQQAQQAAEDTDERSRASVLQKASMFEKQAAAVAAAAGSVSPPVPLTAAAPSTVVAPKRSEAEQQEMDSFQREIDEGKGKQNSSSSSNTNSNNNLTTTSSSSSSENNNMLPTCITSITSTSNIELCGISNQTNSSGCGTDISDTTSEELAGETEPTRRERELLGASDSELSRCYVSETSSLTGGLTAGGYENPTFAHFVASASRDDPYNGGSGSEGRSLYAPASVCVSADSISLAASDSICLSGQPRHAYVDTCSDSGSAVVVIYDHQIPNTPDIEFVKQNSEIVLLRTKDPQVQSQLQLHELRELQQLPSNLLAGSPDSPDSSGSGKTPASATATVAPAKQRLSSFRASSEQQLQLLGRGSPQRGKAKQQQSTQQQQQQQQQQPAQGTTVSDSDSQATVEPPVMRRQLPPKPNSLSLSLFNGAAAGAVGAAVQPPSVADKPLIPRKSDFKADLDAKIRKQKQKIQQQLLQQQQQQEQQQQPQQHSPQSPPNRNCNVTNSPAAGIVIASASEYQNHNHSMPSQKMPPTAATPSALTSLSARGSSSSSLLPSTASASTSISSSAPATLLPVTPPPPPPPAHPYVCSPANTNSIANANASLKPCITPRPASLSGGGGGAGGGGAGGSSTRIARRSSINQAKPPPPVRRSSSVTPSPNAAAVGHATQQQQQQHNPQLSCSSEHLPPPPAFMLESMSSCTPPAAASAMPNSALKVSETVRALAAMRHQPASPGTLRRIQQQQQQQQQQQHLQQQHLQQQHQPLLQSVHNSPMNEDLSYEAYYDSYMDLQAYAHALANGQQQQQMPARFNQQQQQQQQQQQQQYYYSQQQQHVPQKPPTPPVYHAPPAPAPAPAPAPAADATFRTSSPAAGGGGGGGGGIYAQPKLVNNMSSFRTSSPSPNGHGHGHAHPLPPTQPKANPNLIAQLNARINSKQQQHQQHQHQQQQHVNEGIYGNQQQPGGGESIYTRSGLSMSQQQPQQQQNYDGKSEHQQQQQQHRIYASYGTSSSNPSTAAALASNSIQAASILTSATSFNALPHFPLSSSTSSLLSKVSSFSNSTAAAAAASASAAVASHYQPPQAPLAAAASSKDFGNYSSSFNKNSAAAATSSNMRQAQQQQQQQQQYQQQQQQHYTCPPPLEDPPPPPIYSAGASATMPKKLARPHAAQSAAAAQLSAYAAGSATATLPKNMMQQQQRLQQQQQQLQQQQQYQQPLGMGNGNGHANQRPQLPLPQQQKLRAAQQQHLVEQQQQQRQPPIPSRHSSVQQKIFVSTNPFIQTTAVKFHSPSASPTCGSPVTGAGSGSGAAASIYATTARGSHHQQQQQQLQQQQQYQQQLQQQQHYYRDAAAGNSNGGAAYYNHNNAHGHGHANSNAHAHAHAHAHMSHAQAHHPNYATSTNIEKTGSIRAKTKAEFLENLNAKLAKQGMSGRAFAVRNLINSKALMYQNPQNLSRPSAQYRRPPTYPNSTTTTGTPTGTTCDDQC, from the exons ATGCGGCCACCAATTCCAGAG GTGCCTCCAAAGGAAATTGGCACCGCCCTGACGCGCGTTTGTCTGCGCCACAAGGCGGTGGAGACGCGCCTGAAGACCTTCACCAGCGCCATTATGGATTGTCTGGTGCAGCCGCTGCAGGATAAGATCGAGGACTGGAAGCGCACCGTGGCCACCATCGACAAGGATCATGCCAAAGAGTATAAGCGCTGCCGCAGCGAGCTGAAGAAGCGCTCCAGCGACACGCTGCGGCTGCAGAAGAAGGCGCGCAAGGGTCAAACCGATGGCCTGCAGTCGCTGATGGACTCCCACATGCAGGACGTAACGCTGCGCCGcgccgagctggaggaggtCGAGAAGCGTTCACTGCGCGCGGCCATGGTGGAGGAGCGACTGCGTTACTGCAGCTTTGTGCACATGCTGCAGCCGGTGGTGCACGAGGAGTGCGAAGTGATGTCCGAGTTGGGGCATTTGCAG GAGGCCATGCAGTCCATTGCTTTGGTCACCAAGGAGCCGAGTGTGCTGCCGCAAGCCTCCGAGGAGCTCATACACGATGCCAAGGCCAGCATTAATCTGTACCCAGAGTCCCCCGGCGGTGGTTCCGGCTCACAGGGCGGCGGCTGCTCCAACTCCTTGGGCTCCAGAAAGAGCTCCGTGTGCTCCATTAGCAGCATGAATAGCAGCGGCTCCAGCAACTCGCCGGGACATCATCACTATCCACGCTCCCTGTCGCAG GCCTCCAATGCAACGAATCAAACGGCAAATGTCTCCACTTGGCCGCCACATTCCCAGGACGCGGTGGACACACTGCCACCCACGGCCGATCGACCGCACACCATTTCCACGGCCTACGAGAAGGGTCATCAGCGTCCACCGTTGACAGTCTACACGTTCCAGAACCCAGAGACCATACACGAgtccggcagcggcagcatcaacAATGGCTCGGTGGCCTCATCCAATGGACAGCCAGCATCGGGCCAGAGCACGCCGGCCACACAGAAGTCACCAGCGGCCTCGTTGAGTCGTCCGCCATTGCCAGTT CGCTGCTCATCGCTGGAGCGTCCGTTGTCCGCGCAGAGCAATCATCGCCagggcggtggcagcggcggcggcggcggtggcgttgGACTGCTGCAGCGTCAGTGCCCCTCACCGATACCAGCTCATATCACGAAAG AGCTGTCCGCAGCACATcatgcacagcagcaacagcagcagcagcagcagctccaacagcagcagagtccGCCCACCTACGTTAACATGTCCGAACTGGCCAACATGGCGGCCTTGAAGCTCACtaaccaccagcaacagcagcagcagcagcagcagcaacagaagccagcgccactgcagcagcagagttcCATTGATTCGATCTGCTCGCAGCATTCCAACGACTCCTCGGGCTCACatcagctgctccagcagcagcagcagcaacagcaaacgcCTCTTGCTGCCCAGCACCTTGCCAGCACACGCTCCCATTCCATATCCTCGACGGCATCGTCGCTGCACTCGCATCCATCGATCGATTCGACGGTCGCTTGCGGCTCCCTTGTGGGCCAGCATACacacagcaccagcaccaataCGAACACCACCTCGCCGTCCAGTGGCTGCTCCACGCCACAGAACCATTACTCGCCACTGTTAACCAACTCACCCACATCCACTGCCGCAGGTAcgcccagcggcagcagcattagcaccggcaccggcaccggtcTGGGCTTTGTCTATCAAGTCAGCTCACCCACGCCGCCAACCAGCGAGGTGCAGCAGGTGCTGAAGAtcactgagcagcagcagcagcaggcacagcaggCGGCCGAGGACACAGACGAGCGTTCGCGTGCCTCTGTGCTGCAAAAGGCTTCCATGTTCGAGAAGCAAGCGGCAGCTGTGGCCGCAGCAGCGGGCAGTGTGTCGCCACCAGTGCCGCTTACGGCTGCAGCCCCATCGACAGTTGTGGCACCCAAACGATCCGAGGCCGAGCAACAGGAAATGG ACTCGTTCCAACGTGAGATCGATGAGGGCAAGGGcaagcagaacagcagcagcagcagcaacaccaacagcaacaacaacctgACAACAacgagtagcagcagcagcagcgagaacaACAACATGCTGCCCACGTGCATCACCAGCATCACGAGCACCTCCAACATCGAGCTGTGCGGCATCAGCAATCAGACAAACTCCAGCGGCTGTGGCACAGACATTTCGGACACCACCTCGGAGGAGCTCGCCGGCGAGACGGAACCCACGcggcgagagcgagagctgctGGGCGCCAGCGATTCGGAGCTGAGTCGCTGCTATGTGAGCGAGACGAGTTCGCTGACCGGCGGCCTCACCGCAGGCGGCTACGAGAATCCCACATTCGCTCACTTTGTGGCGAGTGCGAGCCGCGACGATCCCTACAACGGGGGCTCGGGCAGCGAGGGCCGCTCGCTGTATGCGCCCGCGTCCGTGTGCGTGTCCGCGGACAGCATCTCGCTGGCCGCCTCCGACAGCATTTGCCTGTCGGGCCAGCCGCGGCACGCCTACGTGGACACCTGCAGtgacagcggcagcgccgTCGTGGTGATCTACGACCATCAGATACCCAACACGCCGGACATTGAGTTTGTCAAGCAGAACTCGGAGATTGTGCTGCTGCGCACCAAGGACCCTCAGGTGCAgtcacagctgcagctgcacgagCTGCGggagttgcagcagttgcCCTCGAACCTCCTAGCCGGATCCCCGGACTCGCCGGACTCCTCGGGCAGTGGGAAGACGCCCGCGTCGGCAACAGCAACTGTGGCGCCCGCCAAGCAGCGACTCTCCTCGTTTCGCGCCtccagcgagcagcagctacagctgctCGGACGCGGCAGTCCACAAAGAGGTaaagcaaaacagcagcagtcgacccagcagcagcagcaacagcagcagcagcagccggcacaGGGTACAACAGTCAGTGATAGCGATAGCCAGGCAACAGTAGAGCCTCCTGTGATGCGGCGACAGCTGCCCCCAAAGCCCAACAGCCTCAGCCTGAGCCTTTTCAATGGTGCGGCTGCAGGTGCGGTTGGGGCTGCGGTTCAGCCTCCCAGTGTAGCCGACAAGCCATTGATACCCCGCAAGTCAGACTTTAAGGCTGATTTAGATGCCAAAATAcgcaagcagaagcagaagattCAACAGCAAttattgcagcagcagcagcagcaagagcaacagcagcagccgcaacaacaCTCACCACAGTCGCCCCCAAACCGAAACTGTAATGTCACTAATAGCCCAGCGGCTGGCATTGTTATTGCATCCGCATCAGAATACCAAAACCATAATCATAGTATGCCAAGCCAAAAGATGccgccaacagcagcaactccatCTGCATTAACATCATTGTCAGCTCGcggctcatcatcatcatcattattacCATCAACTGCATCTGCATCCACATCGATATCATCAAGTGCTCCTGCTACGCTCCTGCCCGTtacgccgccaccaccaccaccacccgccCATCCATATGTGTGCTCCCCAGCCAATACGAATTccattgccaatgccaatgccagtcTCAAGCCGTGCATTACGCCCCGGCCGGCCTCGCTGTCGGG aggaggaggaggtgcaggaggaggaggagcaggtggcAGCTCAACGCGCATCGCACGTCGTTCGTCCATCAATCAGGcaaagccaccgccgccagtgCGACGCAGCTCCTCGGTGACGCCCAGCccgaatgcagcagcagtgggg cacgcgacgcaacagcagcagcagcagcataaccCACAGCTAAGCTGCTCCAGCGAGCATCTACCACCGCCGCCCGCCTTTATGCTGGAGTCCATGTCCAGCTGCACACCACCAGCCGCGGCCTCGGCCATGCCCAACTCCGCGCTGAAGGTGTCCGAGACGGTGCGCGCTCTGGCAGCCATGCGGCATCAGCCAGCGTCGCCGGGCACGCTGCGCAggatacagcagcagcagcagcaacagcaacagcagcaacatttgcaacagcaacatttgcagcagcaacatcaacccCTACTGCAG TCCGTGCACAACTCACCCATGAATGAAGACCTAAGCTATGAGGCCTACTATGACTCGTATATGGATCTGCAGGCGTATGCTCATGCCTTGGCcaatggccaacagcagcagcaaatgccaGCACGCTttaatcaacagcagcagcagcagcagcagcagcagcagcagcaatattactactcacagcagcagcaacatgtgcCACAGAAGCCACCAACGCCGCCTGTGTACCATGCAccaccagcgccagcgccagcgccagcaccagcaccagcagcggatGCC ACGTTCCGCACCTCATCACCAGccgcaggaggaggcggcggcggtggcggtggcatcTATGCCCAGCCCAAGCTGGTCAACAACATGTCCAGCTTTCGCACGAGCAGCCCCAGTCCcaacggacatggacatgggcatgCGCACCCACTGCCACCGACACAGCCCAAGGCGAATCCGAATCTAATTGCACAGCTCAATGCGAGAatcaacagcaagcagcagcagcaccagcaacaccagcaccagcagcagcaacatgtcAACGAGGGCATCTAtggcaatcagcagcagccaggaggaggCGAGTCCATCTACACGCGCAGCGGCCTGTCCATGtcccaacagcagccgcaacagcagcaaaactaTGACGGTAAATCagagcaccaacagcagcagcagcagcatagaaTTTACGCTAGTTACGGCACCTCATCGTCAAATCCATCAACAGCTGCCGCtttggccagcaacagcattcAGGCAGCATCCATTCTAACATCAGCCACCTCATTCAATGCATTGCCGCACTTTCCTCTGTCTTCATCCACATCATCGTTGCTCTCCAAAGTCAGTTCATTCTCAAAttccacagcagccgcagcagcggcatctgCCTCGGCAGCTGTGGCCTCACACTATCAGCCGCCACAAGCGCCGTTGGCAGCCGCAGCTAGCAGCAAAGATTTTGGCAACTATTCAAGTTCGTTTAATAaaaattcagcagcagctgccacaagcTCGAACATGCGAcaggcacaacagcaacagcagcagcagcagcagtaccaacagcagcagcagcaacattatACGTGTCCGCCTCCGCTGGAGGAtccaccaccgccgcccatTTACAGTGCCGGAGCATCGGCCACAATGCCCAAGAAGCTGGCACGCCCCCATGCGGCACAGAGTGCGGCAGCCGCACAGCTGAGCGCCTATGCGGCAGGctcggcaacggcaacgctGCCCAAGAAtatgatgcagcagcagcaacgtttgcagcagcagcagcagcagctacaacagcaacagcaatatcAACAGCCTCTAGGCATGGGCAATGGAAATGGTCATGCGAATCAGCGTCCGCAGTTGCCGCtaccccagcagcagaagctgcgagctgcacagcagcaacatttggtcgagcagcagcagcagcaacgacagccaCCCATACCGTCACGGCACTCGAGTGTGCAGCAAAAGATATTCGTGTCAACGAATCCATTCATACAAACGACAGCCGTCAAGTTTCATTCGCCCTCAGCATCGCCCACTTGCGGCTCGCCTGTAACTGGAGCTGGGTCGGGCTCTGGAGCCGCGGCTAGTATTTATGCCACAACGGCGCGTGGCAgtcatcaccagcagcagcagcagcaactgcagcagcagcagcagtaccagcagcaactgcaacagcaacaacattattatcgcgatgctgctgctggcaacagcaatggcGGCGCTGCATACTACAATCACAACaatgcccatggccatggccatgccaattcgaatgcccatgcccacgcccacgcccacgcccacatgTCCCATGCCCAGGCACATCATCCAA ACTATGCCACAAGCACAAATATCGAAAAGACTGGCAGCATACGGGCCAAGACCAAGGCCGAATTTCTCGAGAATCTCAATGCGAAATTGGCCAAGCAGGGCATGTCCGGCCGTGCATTTGCCGTGCGAAATCTCATCAATAGCAAAGCGCTG ATGTATCAGAATCCACAAAATCTATCGCGACCCAGTGCACAATATCGTAGACCACCCACCTATCCCAACAGCACCACAACCACTGGCACACCCACTGGCACCACTTGTGACGATCAGTGCTAA